GGCCCGGGCCCGTACGGCCGCCGCCACCATCGCCGCGTCGGCCTCGGCCCGCGCCTGCTCGGGGTCGGACCCCGCGGCCAGCGCCGCGTCCCGGGCGCGCCGGCGCAGTCCGGCGTCGAAGTACGGGTACAGGCCGAGCATGCCGTCGTGGATGTCGGACTCCCGCTGGGTCACCCGCAGTTCGGCCGGTGACCACCAGGCGATCCGCACGCCCCGGTGCGACTGCGCGGCCACCGGCCGCAGTTCGCGCCAGAGCGGGCCGAGCCGACGGTAGGTGGCCCAGGTCTGCCAGCTGTCCCCGGCCCGCCGGCAGGCCAGCGGGATGCAGAACCCGACCGCGCTGATCTGCGCCCCCGCGGAGGCCAGCACCGGCGCCCAGTCACTGCTCAGATAGTCCAGGTCGGCCCCGCGCCAGCGGGCGATCACCGCCGTGAACTTGGTGGCCAGGTAGGCCAGGTTGAACAGATAGCCGACGACGATGATCAGCAGCCCGGCCCGCAGCCAGCCCCGCACCTGCAGCGCCCAGCGCCCGCACATGACGTTCATCGCGACGCCCGCCACCGTCAGCGCCACGAGGTAGAGCACGATCAGCTCGCGGAGGTACGGCGTGCGCGCGTAGTACGTGTCGAAGTCCCGCAGCCGCTCCACCGGCGCGCTGCCGAGCACGAACAGCACGACGAGGGCGACGATCACCACGCCGTACCCGGCGGTGATCCACCGGTTGATCAGACGGGTCCGGGCGGGCGGTCCGCCGCGCCAGTTGACCACCAGCACGAGACAGGACGCGCTGAAGGCGCTCAGCAGGCAGTACACCAGCGGCGCCGAGAAGTTGACGATGCCGGTCCACTCGTTGACCTGCGCGATCGTCGGCGGCGCGGCGAAGCAGAAGACCAGGCCCGCCAGCGCGAGCAGTACGCACACCGAGCGCAGCAGCGGATCGCGCCACGCGCGCCGCAACGCGGGCGCCTTGACGGTGAGCGCCACCGCCATCGCGGCGGAGGGGAGGTAGTAGCCGGAGCCGTCCATCGTGTCGGTGCGCCAGTCCCCTCTAGCCCTGCGGTCCGCGGTAGCCGAGCGACGCCTCGATGCGCCCGGCCAGGTCGTCGCGGCGCACGGGACCGCGCATCGAGGAACCCGCCAGCCAGGTACGGCACTTGCTGGCGAGGAGCAGGCCGAAGCTCTCGGCGTCCTTCTCGTGCGCGAGGTCGAACCGGGTGCGGGCGGCCACCGAGTGGACGGTGGCCTGGAGATCGGCGGTGTCGCTCAGTAAGCGCGCGGCGACGGCGGCGCCCTCCACGTGGTGGCCGTGGTGCCCGGCGCTCATGTGCCACAGTTCGTGGCCCAGGATCACCAACTGGTGGTCGGGGGCGGTGCGTTCCTCGACGACGACGAGGTCCTGCTCGGCCATGTCCAGCCAGAGCCCGCTGGCCGTCCCGGGCGGGAAGACGGCGGTACGGAACTGGACGGGCCGGCCGCGCCGCCGGCTCATGCCGGAGCACAGCGCCGCGTACAGGGCGGACGGGTCCGCCGGTGCCGGGAGCGTGAGTTCCGCGACGAGTGCGCCGCACAGACGGCGCATGTCCCTGCCAATGCCCATGGTCGGTCTTCCCCCTCCCGGCTCAGGACTCGGGCCGTTTGACGCTCTCCAGGAGCATGTCCAGCCACTCCGCGACCTTGTCGCGGTGCTGGTCGGTGGGCAACTGCGCGGCCCGCCAGGCGATGCCGCGCACGCCGTGGTCCTGCAGCAGCCGTTCCAGTGGATCGTCGGGGGCGGGTGGCGCGTCCGCGTGCGCGGCGGTCCCGTCCTCGCGCACGGCGCGTTCCTGGCCCGTACGCTCGCGGTCCGGCCCCTCCGGGCGGCCCGCCGTGCCCCCGCGGTCCGCGAGTTGCTGGAGCAGGTCCTGTTCGATGTGCTGGAGTGCGGTGGCGAGCGCGTCCGGGTCGTCGGCGGTCAGGAAGCCGGCGTGCACGCGGAAGAAGCGCTGGATGGCGTCGCAGTGCTCCATCGTGGGGCGGCGGTCGCCGTTGATGAGCGCGCCGGCCTGCTGGCGCGACATGCCCGCGCCGTCGGCGATCTCCTGCTGGGTGTACTTGCGGCCGTTCGGTTTCAGCCGGGTCCGGCGCAACAGTCCGAGCCGTTGCAGGAAGCGGGCCTGGAGGTCCGGTTCGCCCGCCGGACGCCCGGCGAGCAGCGCCTTCACCACGGGATCCGGTACGCCCGACGCCGCTGAAAGGCGGCCGGTGTCGAACACCTCGGCGTGCGGTACGCCGAGCCGGTCGGCGAGGGCGGTGACCCGGGAGACGACGGCCGTCAGCAGCCCCGTCGCCGCGGCGTCCGGAACCTCGTAGCCATCCGTCACCGACCCAACTCCCATGTCTCTCAGGCCGTTTCCTCAGCGCGCTCTCAGGAAGGGCGGGTATGAACAGGGACGACCCGTGTCGTGTGTCCCGAACCACCCGGAGAGTAACGGCTCCTTCGAACTCGCATCCAGGTCTCGCCACAACTGTGGCGAGATTCAGCCGTCCCCGGCGCGGGAATGCCACGATAGTTGACACGCGTCGGCGGTGGCCCCGAGTATCGGGGCTCCGCGTGACGGCGGGTGAGCGGGACCGGCCGGAGAGTGCGGGACCCAGGGCAAGAGGGGTGACCACCCGATGGTGCAGCAGGCAGGGGGACAGCGGTCGGTACCGCGGTCCGTGCCCGGACGTCCCGAGGTGCGCGCGTATCTGCGGGACTACGCGGCGCTGCTCGAGTCCACGCCCTTCCCGTCGGTCGTCCACGACCACCGGTGGGACGTCGTGCTCGCCAACTCCGCGTACGAGGAGCTGTTCGCGGGGGTCGGGCCGCATCCCACGGCCATGCCGGGCGACAACCTGCTGCGGTTCGTGCTGTTCCATCCGGACGCGGCGCGGGTGCTCGGGGAGCACGAGTCGAGCTGGGCGCTGCCGATGCTCGCCGACTTCGCGTCGGCGGTGGAGCGGCACGGGCACGACCGGGGGTTGCAGGCGATCCGGCGCGAGATCGCGCAGGACCCGATCATGGACGTCGCCTATCGGCACGGGGTGCCGCACTGGCTGCGGGCGGTGGGGGCGGATGCGGGGGAGCCGGACGGGGCGGTGCGGCCGTTGCACCACCCCGACCCCCGGTGGGGCGGGGTGTGCCGGGTGGTGGGGGAGACGCCTCGGACTCTGCGTGAGGTGGGGTATGTGCGGTTGACGTTGGTGTTGCGGGAGGCGGCGAGGGCGGGGGCGCGCCTGCGGGTGGTGCCGGCCGTGGAGGGCTGACGCCCTCCGGCTCCCTTCCCGCCAAGAGCTGGACCCCGGCTCCGTCGACGTTCAGGTCGCCGACGGCGCCGGGGTCCCGGGGTCGGGCCCCGGGCGCCTTATGGACTGGGGGTGCCTGTACGTGGTCGGGTGCAGATGCGATGTGGTC
The DNA window shown above is from Streptomyces sp. NBC_00670 and carries:
- a CDS encoding MAB_1171c family putative transporter, yielding MDGSGYYLPSAAMAVALTVKAPALRRAWRDPLLRSVCVLLALAGLVFCFAAPPTIAQVNEWTGIVNFSAPLVYCLLSAFSASCLVLVVNWRGGPPARTRLINRWITAGYGVVIVALVVLFVLGSAPVERLRDFDTYYARTPYLRELIVLYLVALTVAGVAMNVMCGRWALQVRGWLRAGLLIIVVGYLFNLAYLATKFTAVIARWRGADLDYLSSDWAPVLASAGAQISAVGFCIPLACRRAGDSWQTWATYRRLGPLWRELRPVAAQSHRGVRIAWWSPAELRVTQRESDIHDGMLGLYPYFDAGLRRRARDAALAAGSDPEQARAEADAAMVAAAVRARAADPEGRLIDAAGAHDDARRATAEAAPSAPSASDDGPRDLVRMSLALRQSPVVAAVRGRTATRSGSDLHE
- a CDS encoding toxin-antitoxin system, toxin component: MGIGRDMRRLCGALVAELTLPAPADPSALYAALCSGMSRRRGRPVQFRTAVFPPGTASGLWLDMAEQDLVVVEERTAPDHQLVILGHELWHMSAGHHGHHVEGAAVAARLLSDTADLQATVHSVAARTRFDLAHEKDAESFGLLLASKCRTWLAGSSMRGPVRRDDLAGRIEASLGYRGPQG
- a CDS encoding helix-turn-helix domain-containing protein; the protein is MTDGYEVPDAAATGLLTAVVSRVTALADRLGVPHAEVFDTGRLSAASGVPDPVVKALLAGRPAGEPDLQARFLQRLGLLRRTRLKPNGRKYTQQEIADGAGMSRQQAGALINGDRRPTMEHCDAIQRFFRVHAGFLTADDPDALATALQHIEQDLLQQLADRGGTAGRPEGPDRERTGQERAVREDGTAAHADAPPAPDDPLERLLQDHGVRGIAWRAAQLPTDQHRDKVAEWLDMLLESVKRPES
- a CDS encoding MmyB family transcriptional regulator codes for the protein MVQQAGGQRSVPRSVPGRPEVRAYLRDYAALLESTPFPSVVHDHRWDVVLANSAYEELFAGVGPHPTAMPGDNLLRFVLFHPDAARVLGEHESSWALPMLADFASAVERHGHDRGLQAIRREIAQDPIMDVAYRHGVPHWLRAVGADAGEPDGAVRPLHHPDPRWGGVCRVVGETPRTLREVGYVRLTLVLREAARAGARLRVVPAVEG